One Desulfovibrio fairfieldensis genomic window carries:
- a CDS encoding bifunctional folylpolyglutamate synthase/dihydrofolate synthase produces MRTSFQNVREVLAHLDGLGLFHMDLSLNRMHRALGALDLTRPPFTVVQILGTNGKGSTAAFLASLCMAHGCKTGLYTSPHFVSPEERIRVDGRTWPAESWTAHANEIMAAAPDLTYFEFLTVLALLLFREEKVDVAVLEAGLGGRHDATTAVPADLLCYAPIALDHRDVLGPTLTAIATDKAAAVRGPAPVCTAPQFPEAARCLEEAARAHKAMLFQAAPLPAASAPGLGLAGPHQLVNAGLALAAWRHLAPLLGKNADNTAAQAHGLAHAFLPGRLQSVPGTKDYPPMLLDGAHNPHGMRALLWALDAADIRPAGAVFSCLGDKDWRTSALMLKHWLGEAPLVIPALDNPRAADPREVARACDGLPPATATVFEGPRALPDALAAARRLEGAGPERPVLLTGSLYLLAEFFALFPHLLAAVPPKALP; encoded by the coding sequence ATGCGCACGTCATTTCAAAATGTCCGGGAAGTGCTGGCCCATCTTGACGGCCTGGGCCTCTTCCATATGGATCTGAGCCTGAACCGCATGCACCGCGCTCTAGGGGCCCTGGATCTGACCCGGCCCCCCTTCACGGTGGTCCAGATTCTGGGCACCAACGGCAAGGGTTCCACAGCGGCCTTTCTGGCCTCGCTCTGCATGGCCCACGGCTGCAAAACCGGTCTGTACACTTCGCCGCACTTTGTCTCGCCCGAGGAACGCATCCGCGTGGACGGACGTACCTGGCCCGCCGAAAGCTGGACCGCGCACGCCAACGAGATCATGGCCGCGGCTCCGGACCTGACCTATTTTGAATTTCTCACGGTTCTGGCCTTGCTGCTCTTCCGGGAGGAAAAGGTGGACGTAGCCGTGCTGGAAGCGGGCCTGGGGGGACGGCACGACGCCACCACCGCCGTGCCCGCCGACCTGCTTTGCTACGCGCCCATAGCCCTGGATCACAGGGACGTGCTGGGGCCCACTCTCACGGCCATCGCAACGGACAAGGCCGCTGCCGTGCGTGGCCCGGCCCCGGTCTGCACAGCCCCGCAATTTCCCGAGGCGGCGCGTTGCCTTGAAGAAGCCGCACGCGCCCACAAGGCCATGCTGTTCCAGGCCGCGCCCCTGCCCGCCGCTTCCGCGCCCGGCCTTGGGCTGGCCGGACCGCACCAGCTGGTCAACGCCGGGCTGGCCCTCGCGGCCTGGCGGCATCTGGCCCCGCTGCTGGGCAAAAATGCCGACAACACCGCGGCGCAGGCGCACGGTCTGGCCCATGCCTTTCTACCGGGCCGCCTCCAATCCGTGCCCGGCACAAAGGACTACCCGCCAATGCTGCTGGACGGCGCGCACAATCCCCACGGCATGCGCGCTCTGCTGTGGGCGCTGGATGCGGCGGACATCCGGCCCGCCGGGGCTGTTTTTTCCTGCCTGGGGGACAAGGACTGGCGCACCTCGGCCCTGATGCTCAAGCATTGGCTGGGAGAGGCCCCGCTGGTCATCCCGGCCCTGGATAATCCGCGCGCCGCCGACCCGCGCGAGGTGGCCAGGGCCTGCGATGGCCTGCCCCCGGCCACGGCCACGGTTTTTGAAGGCCCGCGCGCCCTGCCCGACGCACTGGCAGCCGCGCGCCGTCTTGAAGGCGCAGGCCCTGAGCGGCCGGTGCTGCTGACCGGCTCTCTCTACCTGCTGGCCGAATTTTTCGCGCTCTTTCCACATTTGCTGGCGGCCGTACCGCCAAAGGCCCTGCCATGA
- the selA gene encoding L-seryl-tRNA(Sec) selenium transferase: MNELFRAIPATDLCLDALIVADQNLEAAPRALLRELVTQFWDARREDIRAGRCREAAQLNLEAQLPALLAYVRAGLRPRLRPVLNATGVVVHTNLGRSVLAEEARQAVALAADGYCNLELNLRTGGRGSRYELVENLICRLSGAEAVLVVNNNAAAVLLMLDGFCKGGEVIVSRGELVEIGGSFRIPEVMEKSGAHLREVGATNRTHLRDYAAAINENTRALLRVHTSNYRIVGFQSSVPLPELAALARERGLPLFEDLGSGSFMDFSPYGLPNEPTVPSVLAGGADLVTFSGDKVLGGPQAGIIAGRKELVDRLKSNPLTRALRCDKLCLAALEATLRLYLDPDKARERIPTLRRICLRPEELARRARALAVRLRKALGGDCTVSVRPDVSRVGGGAFPQYDLPTSLVGLKPARISATALKNALLATDPPLLGRLEDDHFCLDPRTLENKEYPLLLRALRMALQAAESNHNRQGI, from the coding sequence ATGAACGAGCTTTTTCGCGCCATCCCGGCCACGGATCTCTGTCTGGACGCCCTGATTGTTGCCGATCAAAATCTGGAAGCGGCTCCGCGCGCTCTGCTGCGCGAACTGGTCACACAGTTCTGGGACGCCCGGCGGGAGGACATTCGCGCCGGACGCTGCCGTGAGGCCGCCCAATTGAACCTGGAGGCCCAACTGCCCGCCTTGCTGGCGTACGTCCGCGCCGGGCTGCGGCCCCGGCTCAGGCCCGTGCTCAACGCCACAGGCGTGGTGGTGCATACCAATCTGGGGCGCTCCGTGCTGGCCGAGGAGGCGCGGCAGGCCGTGGCCCTGGCCGCCGACGGCTACTGCAATCTGGAGCTCAACCTGCGCACCGGCGGGCGCGGCAGCCGCTACGAACTGGTGGAGAATCTGATCTGCCGCCTGAGCGGGGCCGAGGCCGTGCTGGTGGTCAACAACAACGCCGCCGCCGTGCTGCTGATGCTGGACGGCTTCTGCAAGGGCGGCGAGGTGATCGTCTCGCGCGGCGAGCTGGTGGAGATCGGCGGCAGCTTCCGTATTCCGGAGGTCATGGAAAAAAGCGGCGCGCATCTGCGCGAGGTGGGGGCCACCAACCGCACCCATCTGCGCGACTATGCGGCGGCCATCAACGAAAACACCCGCGCCCTGCTGCGCGTGCATACGTCCAATTACCGCATCGTGGGCTTCCAGTCCTCCGTGCCCCTGCCGGAGCTGGCGGCTCTGGCGCGCGAACGCGGCCTGCCGCTGTTTGAGGATCTGGGCAGCGGCAGCTTCATGGATTTTTCGCCCTACGGCCTGCCCAACGAGCCCACCGTGCCCTCGGTGCTGGCGGGCGGCGCGGACCTGGTGACTTTTTCCGGAGACAAGGTGCTGGGCGGCCCCCAGGCCGGAATCATCGCCGGGCGCAAAGAGCTGGTGGACAGGCTCAAGAGCAATCCCCTGACCCGCGCCCTGCGCTGCGACAAGCTCTGCCTGGCCGCCCTGGAAGCCACCCTGCGCCTCTATCTGGACCCGGACAAGGCCCGCGAGCGCATCCCCACCCTGCGCCGCATCTGCCTGCGGCCCGAAGAACTGGCCAGGCGCGCCCGCGCCCTGGCCGTCCGCCTGCGCAAAGCCTTGGGCGGGGACTGCACCGTAAGCGTGCGCCCGGATGTCTCGCGCGTGGGCGGCGGGGCCTTTCCCCAATACGACCTGCCCACCAGCCTGGTCGGCCTCAAACCCGCGCGGATCAGCGCCACGGCCCTGAAAAACGCCCTGCTGGCTACCGACCCGCCCCTGCTGGGCCGTTTGGAGGACGACCACTTCTGCCTGGACCCGCGCACCCTGGAAAACAAGGAATACCCTCTGCTGCTGCGCGCACTGCGCATGGCGCTACAGGCGGCGGAAAGCAATCATAACCGACAAGGAATATAA
- a CDS encoding aminopeptidase: protein MEKTLAYKPQSAWETYADAKQRKSMEALAARYIDFLTRCKTERETVDYARERLSQAGYSEDFSKERVLRPLRGKALFAARRGSEPLEEGLALIAAHADTPRLDFKQRPLIEQPGVAQAKTHYYGGIRKYQWLARPLALHGVVIRENGESLAVSIGEKPGEPVFCIADLLPHLAQKQSSQTISEAFEAEKLNIILAHSPKTVKKGKDKDAPKEPVKEQLLEILHKKYGINEEDLITAELQAVPAGPARFVGFDKALVGGYGQDDRICVFTALEALLSAENGARNMAVIFWDKEEIGSDGATGAASRFFQYCVEDLARAWAPGTPASHVLLHSRALSADVQAALDPDFQEVHEKQNAAQLGYGPCFSKFTGSRGKYGASEADAEFFGELRGLYNAKGIPWQTAELGKVDLGGGGTVALFLAAYGMRVIDLGPAVLSMHSPFELASCADLYATLEAYRTFLEA, encoded by the coding sequence ATGGAAAAAACACTTGCCTACAAACCGCAAAGCGCCTGGGAAACCTACGCCGATGCCAAACAGCGCAAAAGCATGGAAGCCCTGGCCGCCCGTTACATCGACTTTCTGACCCGCTGCAAGACCGAGCGCGAAACCGTGGATTATGCGCGCGAGCGCCTCAGCCAGGCCGGTTACAGCGAGGATTTCAGCAAGGAGCGCGTGCTGCGTCCCCTGCGCGGCAAGGCCCTGTTCGCGGCCCGGCGCGGCTCCGAACCCCTGGAAGAAGGCCTGGCGCTCATCGCGGCCCACGCGGACACCCCGCGTCTGGACTTCAAGCAGCGCCCGCTCATTGAGCAGCCCGGCGTGGCCCAGGCCAAGACCCACTATTACGGCGGCATCCGCAAGTATCAGTGGCTGGCGCGGCCCCTGGCCCTGCATGGGGTGGTCATTCGCGAAAACGGCGAAAGCCTTGCGGTGAGCATCGGAGAAAAGCCGGGCGAGCCGGTGTTCTGCATCGCGGACCTGCTGCCGCATCTGGCCCAGAAACAGAGCAGCCAGACCATCAGCGAGGCCTTTGAGGCCGAAAAGCTGAACATCATCCTGGCCCACAGCCCCAAGACCGTGAAAAAGGGAAAGGACAAGGACGCGCCCAAGGAACCGGTCAAGGAACAGCTGCTGGAGATTCTGCACAAAAAATACGGCATCAATGAAGAAGACCTGATCACCGCCGAACTCCAGGCCGTGCCCGCCGGACCGGCGCGCTTTGTGGGCTTTGACAAGGCCCTGGTGGGCGGTTACGGGCAGGACGACCGCATCTGCGTGTTCACGGCCCTGGAAGCCCTGCTGTCGGCCGAAAACGGCGCGCGGAACATGGCCGTGATCTTCTGGGACAAAGAGGAAATCGGCTCGGACGGCGCCACGGGCGCGGCCTCGCGCTTTTTCCAGTACTGCGTGGAAGACCTGGCCCGGGCCTGGGCTCCGGGCACGCCCGCCTCGCACGTGCTGCTGCACAGCCGGGCCCTTTCCGCCGACGTGCAGGCCGCTCTGGACCCGGATTTTCAGGAAGTTCACGAAAAGCAGAACGCGGCCCAGCTGGGCTACGGCCCCTGCTTCTCCAAGTTCACGGGTTCGCGCGGCAAATACGGAGCCAGCGAGGCGGACGCCGAATTTTTCGGCGAACTGCGCGGCCTGTATAATGCCAAAGGCATTCCCTGGCAGACCGCCGAACTGGGCAAGGTGGATCTGGGGGGCGGCGGCACAGTGGCCCTCTTTCTGGCGGCTTACGGCATGCGGGTCATCGACCTGGGCCCGGCCGTGCTCTCCATGCACAGTCCCTTTGAACTGGCCAGTTGCGCGGATCTCTACGCCACGTTGGAAGCCTACAGGACCTTTCTGGAAGCCTGA
- a CDS encoding ATP-binding cassette domain-containing protein encodes MLPSLFSKFFADFVRIFKALPKCLQRAIRRVFACVVLQAVLEIGSIAAISFLAVSITAPERILSHPVAARLLSHFPQLQGLTADPRQFALLIAALAAGLIAAKNAISAFVNYKTNQLGERISLFAGETVFQHFLYSPYIQHLAGDSGAMFQALSWRDQLGRMVIHLMSVYSYAAIALAMALALVVATPGIILLVMAVIIGLAVAIYRRLRGSMDHAGLEAAEWAREQNKVTMNAMHGVREMLIYRQQDVFFKNFEKSCKEGIPYRTFLSIAPSAPTWILETAGFLSIVVTLWIMLTFLDSSMVHITAVLTMIMLIAWRVLPLLNRSLGALVVVRGTRHAALDCLDKVEEALQHPVSSLPDPSPTFVLRRSISFEHVFFRYPTAEADCLSNISFSITCGSKVGIIGQSGAGKSSIASILSGLIEPTEGEMLVDGRTMSPADRAAYCARVGYVPQNPYILPGTLAENVAFSQWGKPWDEEKVLRACRMAELDIVEQRGINFTLGQGGGGLSGGQAQRLSIARALYAEPSVLILDEATSALDGGVESAIMNTIFSLPQSITTITIAHRLTTVERCDTLIWIDGGKVQRIGSPKKILVDYKQSLEQRALLQHEL; translated from the coding sequence ATGTTGCCATCGCTTTTTTCAAAATTCTTTGCCGACTTTGTGCGGATATTCAAGGCGTTGCCGAAATGCCTGCAACGCGCCATACGACGCGTGTTTGCCTGTGTGGTGCTGCAGGCCGTACTGGAAATCGGCTCCATTGCCGCTATCTCCTTTCTTGCTGTCAGCATCACGGCGCCGGAACGGATACTCTCTCACCCTGTCGCCGCGCGCCTTTTGAGCCACTTCCCCCAGCTACAAGGGCTTACTGCGGATCCGCGCCAGTTCGCCCTGCTTATCGCGGCGCTGGCGGCGGGTCTGATTGCAGCCAAAAATGCCATTTCAGCTTTCGTTAACTACAAAACTAACCAATTGGGCGAACGCATCTCCCTGTTTGCCGGTGAAACAGTTTTTCAGCATTTTTTATATAGCCCCTATATTCAGCACCTGGCAGGTGACAGCGGCGCCATGTTTCAGGCTTTGTCGTGGCGTGATCAACTGGGGCGCATGGTTATACATCTCATGTCGGTATACAGTTACGCCGCAATTGCGCTTGCAATGGCATTGGCTCTTGTTGTTGCCACGCCAGGTATCATTCTTTTGGTTATGGCCGTTATAATCGGTCTTGCCGTAGCTATATACAGACGTCTCAGAGGATCGATGGATCACGCAGGATTGGAGGCCGCCGAATGGGCACGGGAACAAAACAAGGTGACCATGAACGCCATGCACGGCGTACGCGAAATGCTCATATATCGTCAGCAAGACGTCTTTTTCAAAAATTTTGAAAAGTCCTGTAAAGAAGGCATACCATACAGAACTTTTTTGAGTATTGCTCCTTCCGCGCCGACATGGATACTGGAAACAGCCGGTTTTCTGTCTATTGTTGTGACGCTCTGGATTATGCTGACCTTTTTAGACAGTTCCATGGTGCATATCACAGCTGTGCTGACCATGATCATGCTGATAGCCTGGCGCGTGCTGCCATTGCTCAACCGCTCCCTTGGCGCTTTGGTGGTTGTACGCGGAACACGCCATGCCGCTCTCGACTGCCTGGACAAAGTGGAAGAAGCTCTGCAGCATCCTGTGTCCTCATTGCCGGACCCTTCTCCTACCTTCGTATTGCGACGCAGCATCTCGTTTGAGCATGTTTTTTTCCGTTATCCCACGGCTGAGGCTGATTGTCTGAGTAACATTTCGTTCTCCATTACATGCGGAAGTAAAGTCGGCATTATCGGCCAGTCCGGTGCGGGAAAAAGTTCCATTGCTTCCATTCTGAGTGGATTGATCGAGCCAACAGAGGGGGAAATGCTTGTGGACGGCAGGACTATGTCGCCTGCCGATCGGGCCGCTTACTGTGCACGTGTAGGCTATGTCCCGCAGAATCCCTACATTCTTCCGGGAACATTGGCGGAAAACGTGGCCTTCAGCCAATGGGGCAAGCCGTGGGATGAAGAGAAGGTTCTGCGAGCCTGCCGCATGGCCGAACTGGATATCGTGGAGCAGCGTGGCATCAACTTCACTTTGGGACAAGGCGGCGGCGGCCTGTCTGGAGGACAGGCGCAACGACTGTCCATTGCCCGCGCCTTGTACGCGGAACCGTCTGTGCTCATTCTTGATGAAGCTACAAGTGCACTGGATGGCGGCGTGGAATCCGCCATTATGAATACCATTTTTTCTCTTCCCCAGAGCATTACAACCATTACCATCGCGCATAGACTGACAACAGTGGAGCGGTGCGACACCTTGATCTGGATTGACGGGGGAAAGGTACAACGTATCGGATCACCGAAAAAAATTCTTGTGGACTATAAGCAATCTCTGGAGCAACGGGCCTTATTGCAGCATGAATTATAA
- a CDS encoding aldo/keto reductase, which translates to MEKRYIARFDIDVSLLGFGAMRLPLLPGSASAIDQVLTEAMVDRALAEGVNYFDTAFTYHKGISELLLGRILNKHPRESYFLADKLPLWTLKSRDEAEHMFKSQLKKCRVNYFDFYLLHGLNASLYARAEQLGIYAWLREKKEQGLVRHIGFSFHDSPEVFRQILDEHTWNFAQIQLNYVDWEACNAKWLYALLEERGLPAVIMEPVRGGSLANLPAEADTLLKAASGASPASWAIRYAASLPNVMVVLSGMSAMAHVEDNLATMKRFRPLSDDERAILQKVAAIYRASGDIPCTGCGYCSPCPHGVDIPGVFAAYNHRKRGDFALVYRAIPPTSQATACECCGHCLKHCPQHIDIPARLHDVVGFIDGKHPA; encoded by the coding sequence ATGGAGAAAAGATATATTGCCCGATTTGACATTGACGTCTCTCTGCTCGGCTTCGGAGCCATGCGTCTACCCTTACTGCCCGGAAGCGCGTCCGCCATTGATCAGGTCCTTACCGAAGCCATGGTTGATCGTGCCTTGGCTGAAGGCGTGAATTATTTTGACACGGCATTCACTTATCACAAGGGGATCAGTGAGTTGCTTCTGGGCAGAATTTTGAATAAGCATCCTCGCGAGAGCTATTTTTTGGCGGACAAGCTGCCCTTATGGACGCTGAAATCGCGAGATGAAGCGGAGCATATGTTCAAATCGCAGCTCAAGAAGTGCCGCGTGAACTATTTCGATTTCTATCTGTTGCACGGATTGAATGCCTCTTTGTACGCGAGGGCGGAGCAACTCGGCATCTATGCTTGGCTGCGTGAGAAAAAAGAACAGGGGCTGGTGCGGCATATAGGTTTTTCCTTCCATGATTCCCCTGAGGTCTTTCGGCAGATTCTGGATGAGCATACCTGGAACTTTGCCCAAATTCAGCTTAACTACGTTGACTGGGAAGCGTGTAACGCCAAATGGCTTTATGCGTTGTTGGAAGAGCGCGGCTTGCCTGCCGTCATCATGGAGCCTGTGCGCGGCGGTTCGCTGGCTAATTTACCCGCTGAAGCCGACACTCTGCTCAAGGCCGCGTCCGGGGCCAGCCCGGCCTCATGGGCCATTCGTTACGCGGCCTCACTGCCCAACGTCATGGTGGTACTCAGCGGTATGAGCGCCATGGCGCATGTGGAAGACAATCTTGCGACCATGAAACGCTTTCGTCCCTTGTCGGATGATGAGCGAGCCATTTTGCAAAAGGTGGCAGCTATCTATCGCGCCTCAGGCGACATCCCTTGCACCGGTTGCGGCTATTGCTCGCCCTGTCCGCATGGGGTAGACATCCCGGGCGTGTTTGCCGCCTATAATCATCGTAAGCGCGGCGATTTCGCTCTTGTGTATCGCGCCATTCCTCCCACCTCACAGGCGACGGCCTGCGAGTGTTGCGGCCATTGTCTCAAGCATTGTCCGCAGCATATTGACATCCCGGCCAGGCTGCATGACGTGGTAGGCTTTATTGACGGAAAACACCCAGCCTGA
- a CDS encoding radical SAM protein, with protein MHELQERYCVEDSFFHRYFVRNAENRFVNDLKKFMLWHEGHFLDPRKKLDYVRRFLVDELEDFYSKSRFCLPQIGFSLTTRCTLHCQDCIALSPLFENPELHKNFTHMDLGFSDFKRELDAVTAGVDGIKRLFLHGGEPLLNRALPEIVDYSAACGKIELVELITNGTIVPSELLLDAIERHKDKVYLAINNYGVNPALKTQLHYEETVARLNERGIRHPLYSELSWYRQHPLKGQGYTSEQTRKMFANCWCKHSLQILNGVLAICPRASIGELLGLVPTPEEDVIRLRENITGDTRQRLVAFYKKDSFVACGYCAPQSEVIPPAMQSGDK; from the coding sequence ATGCATGAGCTTCAGGAGCGCTACTGCGTCGAAGACAGCTTTTTTCATCGATATTTCGTGCGCAACGCGGAAAATCGTTTTGTCAATGATTTGAAAAAATTCATGCTGTGGCATGAAGGGCATTTTCTTGATCCCCGCAAAAAGCTCGACTATGTACGGCGTTTTCTGGTGGACGAGTTGGAAGATTTTTACAGTAAAAGCCGATTCTGCCTGCCTCAAATCGGCTTTTCACTGACCACGCGCTGCACGCTGCATTGTCAGGACTGTATCGCCCTGTCGCCTCTGTTCGAGAATCCCGAACTGCATAAAAATTTTACTCACATGGACCTCGGCTTCAGCGATTTTAAGCGGGAGCTCGATGCCGTTACCGCCGGGGTGGACGGTATCAAGCGTCTTTTTCTGCACGGAGGTGAGCCTCTGCTGAACAGAGCTTTGCCGGAAATCGTCGACTACAGCGCCGCCTGCGGCAAGATTGAGCTTGTGGAGCTTATTACCAACGGCACCATTGTCCCTTCCGAGCTGCTGTTGGACGCCATTGAACGGCATAAGGACAAGGTCTATCTGGCCATCAACAATTATGGCGTAAACCCGGCCTTAAAGACTCAGCTGCATTACGAGGAAACTGTTGCCCGCCTGAATGAACGTGGGATCAGGCATCCGCTTTATTCGGAATTGTCGTGGTATCGGCAGCATCCCCTTAAGGGCCAGGGCTATACATCCGAACAGACCCGCAAGATGTTCGCAAACTGCTGGTGCAAGCACAGCCTGCAGATTCTCAACGGCGTGCTGGCCATCTGTCCGCGCGCCTCCATTGGAGAGTTGCTGGGATTAGTGCCTACTCCCGAGGAAGACGTCATTCGTCTACGTGAGAACATCACTGGCGATACGCGGCAACGCCTGGTGGCTTTTTATAAGAAAGATTCCTTCGTGGCTTGCGGCTACTGTGCACCGCAGTCGGAGGTCATTCCGCCAGCTATGCAGTCCGGCGACAAATAA
- a CDS encoding glycosyltransferase family 2 protein yields MPQTDPSVLISIVMPVWNGAAYLQETLDSVWRQGVSAEIIVVDDGSTDNSREIAASMGCTVIPMTHSGIARACNTGIVHAVGTYLMMLDQDDVLCEGALATMLHALEGEVDLLAVAARAQDFISPDLDERTRAAIVPRSLPYFGLMTGAVLMHCRVPELVGTFNENYRAGQAVDYLLRMEKYGIICKKLEMISVMRRLHATNTSRIMKNRQFRDYGTILRARLAGDKRHA; encoded by the coding sequence ATGCCACAAACCGATCCCAGTGTCCTGATTTCCATTGTCATGCCGGTCTGGAACGGTGCGGCCTATCTGCAAGAAACCTTGGACAGCGTCTGGCGGCAGGGGGTGTCGGCGGAGATCATTGTTGTGGACGACGGTTCCACGGACAATTCTCGCGAAATTGCGGCATCCATGGGCTGTACGGTGATCCCGATGACGCATAGCGGCATTGCCAGAGCTTGTAATACCGGTATCGTCCATGCCGTCGGTACGTATCTCATGATGCTGGATCAGGACGACGTACTTTGTGAGGGAGCGCTGGCGACCATGTTGCATGCTTTGGAAGGGGAGGTTGACCTGCTGGCCGTGGCGGCCAGGGCGCAAGATTTCATTTCACCCGATCTCGATGAACGCACTCGCGCTGCAATTGTGCCGCGTTCCTTGCCGTACTTTGGCCTTATGACCGGGGCCGTGCTCATGCACTGTAGAGTACCGGAGCTCGTGGGCACTTTTAATGAAAATTATCGTGCCGGTCAGGCGGTTGATTACCTTCTGCGCATGGAGAAATACGGCATTATCTGCAAAAAGTTGGAGATGATTTCCGTCATGCGGAGGCTTCACGCTACCAATACGAGTAGAATCATGAAAAACAGGCAGTTCAGGGATTATGGCACTATTCTGCGCGCCCGGCTGGCGGGAGATAAAAGACATGCATGA
- a CDS encoding radical SAM protein, with the protein MKHALGIVSPMGVLGNACHAEPPACTLFMTSRCNLACSWCRRAKIGVRQTPPVSLEVVRALLGQYPGIAVFAMAGQGEPTLAPEFSDIVRSLAEAGKGIILDTNGVNSGKVGELDGCFSRISVSLYGHDRNSFNSYTGVDGFKSVMRSWGVYRRVCRQVCISYIVDRDKLDDLRKVLDLCDTLEPSHLLLYNPLCYDASDKVQMAKIITAQDTEIISTIAELAEGRRYPIDLPPYPDYMTPCNSCRSYCAVINVDGNGDIGGCLRKVVPDGSCGNVFHDADCFNTAAMLRLRRRQMVGYPPHSECANCFGNWGYGDYHSLSWKKDFS; encoded by the coding sequence ATGAAGCACGCACTTGGTATAGTTTCGCCCATGGGGGTCTTGGGCAACGCCTGCCATGCAGAACCTCCCGCTTGTACACTTTTTATGACCTCGCGCTGTAATCTGGCCTGCTCGTGGTGCCGCCGCGCCAAAATCGGCGTGCGACAAACGCCGCCCGTGAGTCTGGAAGTGGTTCGCGCTTTGTTGGGGCAATACCCTGGCATTGCCGTCTTCGCCATGGCTGGGCAGGGTGAGCCCACGCTGGCCCCGGAATTTTCGGACATCGTGCGCTCTCTGGCCGAAGCGGGCAAGGGTATCATTCTGGATACTAATGGCGTTAACTCTGGAAAAGTGGGCGAACTGGACGGTTGTTTTTCGCGTATCAGCGTAAGCCTCTATGGACACGACCGGAATTCCTTTAATTCCTACACCGGTGTTGACGGCTTTAAAAGTGTCATGCGTTCATGGGGCGTCTACCGGCGGGTCTGCCGCCAGGTCTGCATTTCCTATATTGTTGACAGGGACAAGCTCGATGACTTGCGGAAGGTACTTGATCTCTGTGATACGCTGGAGCCGTCCCATCTGCTGTTGTATAATCCGCTTTGCTATGATGCCAGTGACAAAGTGCAAATGGCGAAGATCATTACCGCCCAGGATACGGAGATTATCTCAACCATCGCGGAACTGGCCGAAGGCCGGAGGTACCCCATCGACCTGCCCCCTTATCCCGACTATATGACGCCCTGTAATTCCTGTCGCTCTTATTGCGCGGTCATCAATGTGGACGGCAATGGAGATATAGGCGGCTGTCTGCGCAAGGTGGTGCCGGACGGCTCATGCGGTAATGTGTTCCATGACGCGGACTGCTTCAATACAGCGGCCATGCTGCGGCTACGACGCAGACAAATGGTGGGTTACCCGCCGCATTCCGAGTGTGCCAACTGCTTTGGCAACTGGGGCTATGGCGACTACCATTCCCTAAGCTGGAAAAAGGACTTTTCATAA